The stretch of DNA CCTATTCCTTTGATATCATCGTCAACGGCGCGGACTCTGTATTTGTCAACGGTGACTTGCAGGCAGGAACTGGACCTAATTTCACCATTACATTACCTGCTGGCCAGGATGCTACCATCGTGGCCAGAAAACGCTGTGATGACCAACTCGCTGAGGCAACACTCACCGTTACAGCGCCTCAATGTCCGCCTTGTCCGACTCCCGAGGTGTCCATCGCGCCTGACGGAGATCCTAGATGCAGCGAGGATAACTTGTCCTACTCCTTTGATATCATCGTCAACGGCGCGGACTCCGTATTTGTCAATGGTAACCTTCAAGCAGGCACAGGACCTAACTTTACTATCACACTGCCCGCTGGACAGGATGCTACCATCGTAGCCAGAAAACGCTGTGATGACCAACTCGCTGAGGCAACTCTTGAGGTCAAAGCGCCTCAATGCCCACCTTGCCCAGCTCCCGAGGTGTCCATCGCACCTGACGGCGACCCTAGATGTAGTGAGGATAACTTGTCCTATTCATTCGATATCATCGTCAACGGCGCAGACTCTGTATTTGTCAACGGTGACTTGCAGGCAGGAACTGGACCTAATTTCACCATTACATTACCCGCTGGACAGGATGCTACCATCGTAGCCAGAAAACGCTGTGATGACCAGCTTGCTGAGGCAACTCTTGAGGTCAAAGCGCCTCAATGTCCGCCTTGCCCTGCTCCCGAGGTGTCCATCGCACCTGACGGAGATCCTAGATGCAGCGAGGATAACTTGTCCTACTCCTTTGATATCATCGTCAACGGCGCGGACTCTGTATTTGTCAACGGTGACTTGCAGGCAGGAACTGGACCTAATTTCACCATTACATTACCTGCTGGACAGGATGCTACCATCGTAGCCAGAAAACGCTGTGATGACCAGCTTGCTGAGGCAACTCTTGAGGTCAAAGCGCCTCAATGTCCGCCTTGCCCTGCTCCCGAGGTGTCCATCGCACCTGACGGCGACCCTAGATGTAGTGAGGATAACCTTTCCTATTCATTCGATATCATCGTCAACGGCGCGGACTCTGTATTTGTCAATGGTGACTTGCAGGCAGGAACTGGACCTAATTTCACCATTACATTACCCGCTGGGCAGGATGCTACTATCGTGGCCAGAAAACGCTGTGATGACCAGCTTGCTGAGGCAACTCTTGAGGTCAAAGCGCCTCAATGCCCACCTTGCCCTGCTCCCGAGGTGTCCATCGCACCTGACGGAGACCCTAGATGTAGTGAGGATAACTTGTCCTACTCCTTTGATATCATCGTCAACGGCGCGGACTCCGTATTTGTCAATGGTAACCTTCAAGCAGGCACAGGACCTAACTTTACTATCACACTGCCCGCTGGACAGGATGCTACCATCGTAGCCAGAAAACGCTGTGATGACCAGCTTGCTGAGGCAACTCTTGAGGTCAAAGCGCCTCAATGTCCGCCGTGTCCGACTCCCGAGGTGTCCATCGCACCTGACGGAGACCCTAGATGTAGTGAGGATAACTTGTCCTACTCCTTTGATATCATCGTCAACGGCGCGGACTCTGTATTTGTCAATGGTGACTTGCAGGCAGGAACTGGACCTAATTTCACCATTACATTACCTGCTGGACAGGATGCTACCATCGTAGCCAGAAAACGCTGTGATGACCAGCTTGCTGAGGCAACTCTTGAGGTCAAAGCGCCTCAATGTCCGCCTTGCCCTGCTCCCGAGGTGTCCATCGCACCTGACGGAGATCCTAGATGTAGTGAGGATAACTTGTCCTACTCCTTTGATATCATCGTCAACGGCGCGGACTCTGTATTTGTCAATGGTGACTTGCAGGCAGGAACTGGACCTAATTTCACCATTACATTACCCGCTGGACAGGATGCTACCATCGTAGCTAGAAAACGCTGTGATGACCAGCTTGCTGAGACAACTCTTGAGGTCAAAGCGCCTCAATGTCCGCCTTGCCCTGCTCCCGAGGTATCCATCGCACCTGACGGAGATCCTAGATGCAGCGAGGATAACTTGTCCTACTCCTTTGATATCATCGTCAACGGCGCGGACTCCGTATTTGTCAACGGTGACTTGCAGGCAGGAACTGGACCTAATTTCACCATTACATTACCTGCTGGACAGGATGCTACCATCGTAGCCAGAAAACGCTGTGATGACCAGCTCGCTGAGGCAATACTCAACGTCACAGCACCTCAATGTCCACCTTGTCCTATTCCTACGGTAAACGTCACCGTCGATGACAACAATCCGGCTTGTAATGCAGATGGAGAGACTTATACCGTCAACTTCTCCGTTGACAACGAGCCTGATTCCGTTTTCGTTAATGGTGTCTTGCAGGCTGGAAACGGCCCTGACTTCTCCATCACAATACCATTGACCGAGGTGGCCAACATCAGAGCCGTAAAGACCTGTGGCGATCAGGTGGCTGAAGACAACGAAACCGTCAATCCGCCTGACTGCTGCCCTAAACCGGACATCAACGTCACCGTCGATGACAACAATCCGGCTTGTAATGCAGATGGAGAGACTTATACCGTCAACTTCTCCGTCGACAAGGAGCCTGATTCGGTTTTCGTTAATGGTGTATTGCAGGCTGGAAACGGGCCTGACTTCTCCATCACACTGCCATTGACCGAGGTGGCGAACATCAGAGCCGTAAAGATCTGTGGCGATCAGGTGGCTGAAGACAACGAAACCGTCAATCCACCTGACTGCTGCCCTAAACCGGACATCAACGTCACCGTCGATGACAACAATCCGGATTGTAATGCAGATCGAGAGACATATACCGTCAACTTCTCCGTTGACAACGAGCCTGACTCGGTTTTCGTTAATGGTGTCTTGCAGGCTGGAAACGGTCCTGACTTCTCCATCACACTACCATTAACCGAGGTGGCGAACATCAGAGCCGTAAAAATCTGTGGAGATCAGGTAGCAGAGGACAATGAAACTGTCAATCCACCTGACTGCCCTTGTATAACCGTCGACCTCAAAGACGCTAATATTTGTGAAGGACAAACCGCAACCCTTAGTCCTACCCTAGTGATTGGAGGAACCCCACCTTATACCTTTGCCTGGTTTGATAATCCAGGCCTGCAGGGTGCCCCGATTGGTACGGATTCCGTGCTCCATAATGTCACAGCAGGAACCTACTATCTACTGGTTGATGATCAGGCGGAAATATGCCCAGCAGTGAAAGATTCAGCTACTGTGACCCTCATCCAACTCCCAGTCATTACGGAGGTGGACACTGTTTGCGGGCCGGAAAGTGGTTTCTACACCATTACCTTCTCGGCAACCAATGCTGATATAGTGACGGCTAATGGAAACCCTCTAACACCAGATGCTGCTGGCCGATACACTTATACTTCCAGACTAACTTTGGTGAAGCTCATCGCCAAAAATGAATGCGGAGAAGACAATGCAGAAGTTACCCCTGGTTCTCTGGATTGCTGCGACCTCTTTGTAACGCTGGAGGGTGTCTCGATCTGCGAAGGCGATACCGCCAGACTAGCTCCTGTGGTAGAAGATGGAGACCCCGCGTATATGTTTGAATGGTTTGACAATGCAACCTACGATGGTAATCCGATTAGCACTGATTCGGTATATCAAACTACCGTAGCAGGAACTTATTACCTCCGGGTGAAAGACCAGGATCCTAAGTGTGATCCGGTGCTGGATTCTGCGGTTGTCACCATTAGGCCACTCCCAAGTCTTGAAGTTAATACAACCTGTGCCCCTGAAGCTGGTGTATATGAAGCTTGTGCTACTGTTCTCAATGCTACATCGGTTTCTGCCAGTATTAACGGTGGGGAACTCATTCTCCTTACCGATGCACCTTATTGTGTGAGCGCGGCTTTCGCCGATACCATTACCTTCTTTGTATCTAATGAGTGCGGCGCAGATACTATGATGGTCACTTCGGAAGGATTGGATTGTTGTAACCTACTCGTTACTTTAGAAGACACTTCCTTCTGTGAAGGGGACACTCTCAAGTTAGCGCCTACGGTAGCAGGTGGCGTACCAGCCTACAGCTTTGCCTGGTACGCTAATGACGATTACGCTGGTGATCCGATCGGAACTGATTCGGTACTTATCGCCCCGGGGCCAGGGACCTACTACCTTGAAGTAGATGATCAGGATATCCTCTGCCCTCCCTTCAGGACATCCGCTACGATCACGATCACTCCAGAACCGGGTATTATCCTTCTCAACAAGAGTTGCGGGTCGGAAAATGGATTTTACACGATCGTTTTCACAGCCAGTGACGCTACGACAGTAACGGCAAATGATAATGTCCTCACGGCGCAGGATGGGCAATATTCCTATTCGGCACCTACAGGCACCCTTATCGTTATTGTTGCCTCAAATGAGTGTGGCGCAGACACCGTGGAAGTCAATTCTGATGACCTGGATTGTTGTGTACTGGAAGTGACAATCACTTCTTCTGCCCCGGATATTTGCCCAGGTGACATCGTGACCTTAACCGCCAATGCCAGTGGAGGAGAAGAACCTTATACTTATATCTGGACCCGTCCCGGCCAACAGGATACCGTTGCACAAAGTATCACGGTTACCGATGCAGGTACTTACAGTGTTTTCGTCAGCAGTGGAAGTTG from Saprospiraceae bacterium encodes:
- a CDS encoding T9SS type B sorting domain-containing protein, whose product is MWLKSISSLVLLFSTQLLIGNTATQLAAEDQLMPYGWIAEQIDWTDAAHIWDQKKAIQLAERGPNTAIFATPLWGPFGSDRQASLVLTTDCDNVIDPGTIGFNQEFCEPNSDPEEIVSISPAGGGSGNLEYIWLKKEGNGPWETIIGSTGASYDPGPLSVSTFFRRCARRTGCEEYIETDIVHISFNVPAILVATKKCGEAAGTYTVDLTISNATVVMANGERIYSPYLFTAPLGTAIEVSATGSCGTVALTITDEGLNCLECPQPAIAIALGGDNPVCSDDNETYTLNFSVTDANAVFVNDVLQAGTGPDFTITLPAGQNAGIVATNQCGEQVVQVSQEVEAPTCPIECPRPTIIINTTNNPACNPDSLSYTLQFTVTDADAVFVNDVLQAGTGPDFSITLPAGQRACIVATKQCDGQNLRASREVEAPICTPCPRPSITISTSGNPACNPDSLTYTLQFTVNNAEEVFVNNELQVGTGPDFTITLPVDQNASILATKQCEGQTVRASRQVEAPDCPSDCTKPSILVNTPVCNPDSLTYTLQFTISNADEVFVNDELQAGSGPDFSITLPLGLDAQILARKQCNSLTKEAAKLVKAPTCIPCPKPNITINTINNPACNPDSLTYTLHFSVSDADEVFVNDVLQAGTGPDFTITLPTTENARILARNQCDGQTEQASRQVEAPNCETGCTKPTIVINTTGNPSCNPDGQTYTLQFTVNGADSVYLNELLLEGTGPDFTVMLPVGIRACIVATKQCGNRTERAAREVDSPNCTGECPTPTVSIAPDGDPRCSEDNLSYSFDIIVNGADSVFVNGDLQAGTGPNFTITLPAGQDATIVARKRCDDQLAEATLTVTAPQCPPCPTPEVSIAPDGDPRCSEDNLSYSFDIIVNGADSVFVNGNLQAGTGPNFTITLPAGQDATIVARKRCDDQLAEATLEVKAPQCPPCPAPEVSIAPDGDPRCSEDNLSYSFDIIVNGADSVFVNGDLQAGTGPNFTITLPAGQDATIVARKRCDDQLAEATLEVKAPQCPPCPAPEVSIAPDGDPRCSEDNLSYSFDIIVNGADSVFVNGDLQAGTGPNFTITLPAGQDATIVARKRCDDQLAEATLEVKAPQCPPCPAPEVSIAPDGDPRCSEDNLSYSFDIIVNGADSVFVNGDLQAGTGPNFTITLPAGQDATIVARKRCDDQLAEATLEVKAPQCPPCPAPEVSIAPDGDPRCSEDNLSYSFDIIVNGADSVFVNGNLQAGTGPNFTITLPAGQDATIVARKRCDDQLAEATLEVKAPQCPPCPTPEVSIAPDGDPRCSEDNLSYSFDIIVNGADSVFVNGDLQAGTGPNFTITLPAGQDATIVARKRCDDQLAEATLEVKAPQCPPCPAPEVSIAPDGDPRCSEDNLSYSFDIIVNGADSVFVNGDLQAGTGPNFTITLPAGQDATIVARKRCDDQLAETTLEVKAPQCPPCPAPEVSIAPDGDPRCSEDNLSYSFDIIVNGADSVFVNGDLQAGTGPNFTITLPAGQDATIVARKRCDDQLAEAILNVTAPQCPPCPIPTVNVTVDDNNPACNADGETYTVNFSVDNEPDSVFVNGVLQAGNGPDFSITIPLTEVANIRAVKTCGDQVAEDNETVNPPDCCPKPDINVTVDDNNPACNADGETYTVNFSVDKEPDSVFVNGVLQAGNGPDFSITLPLTEVANIRAVKICGDQVAEDNETVNPPDCCPKPDINVTVDDNNPDCNADRETYTVNFSVDNEPDSVFVNGVLQAGNGPDFSITLPLTEVANIRAVKICGDQVAEDNETVNPPDCPCITVDLKDANICEGQTATLSPTLVIGGTPPYTFAWFDNPGLQGAPIGTDSVLHNVTAGTYYLLVDDQAEICPAVKDSATVTLIQLPVITEVDTVCGPESGFYTITFSATNADIVTANGNPLTPDAAGRYTYTSRLTLVKLIAKNECGEDNAEVTPGSLDCCDLFVTLEGVSICEGDTARLAPVVEDGDPAYMFEWFDNATYDGNPISTDSVYQTTVAGTYYLRVKDQDPKCDPVLDSAVVTIRPLPSLEVNTTCAPEAGVYEACATVLNATSVSASINGGELILLTDAPYCVSAAFADTITFFVSNECGADTMMVTSEGLDCCNLLVTLEDTSFCEGDTLKLAPTVAGGVPAYSFAWYANDDYAGDPIGTDSVLIAPGPGTYYLEVDDQDILCPPFRTSATITITPEPGIILLNKSCGSENGFYTIVFTASDATTVTANDNVLTAQDGQYSYSAPTGTLIVIVASNECGADTVEVNSDDLDCCVLEVTITSSAPDICPGDIVTLTANASGGEEPYTYIWTRPGQQDTVAQSITVTDAGTYSVFVSSGSCTPAEASITVNEGQSCLPCPAVIREQIFFPTAFSPNGDGINEQLRLVFDPNFDPSIILELRIEIYNRWGERLKTIKTVKDTWDGTFRGKKLPPDVYAYYFFVKCRFSEETFQEKGNVTILK